Proteins from one Gottschalkia purinilytica genomic window:
- a CDS encoding VWA domain-containing protein — translation MIISFENPWWLVLIPFLLFFTFYFGKRLSRLGKQKRRLILGIRSLIIIFLVFSIAGLSLKSYIDTTTTIFAVDLSESTKNDHSHFQDFIKESLKYTSKKDKVGIVTFGGSTEVENAVNDQLKFYEFDTKPDERFTNIEKALKVSQGLMSEDTMKRIVLLTDGYENVDDSLKEGEIIKSNNVDLKVLKTKKNYTEEVQINKVNIPKRLHENQSFDITVEVYSNTKTDGKITLYSDQNIVGEKEVSLEKGINRFVFQDNAHGTGIRTYKASISAKNDTISQNNEYSAYTQIEGKANVLIISGANDEGRELGKILQSANIDVEHVRDYMVPSSLDKLSRYNSIIMSDVSLENVSEKFISALEKYVKDYGGGLVVTGGENSYALGGYQETLIEKMLPVNMEMKVKGEIPSLGLMLVIDKSGSMSGVGGEDKLEVAKDASIKAVDTLKSSDKVGVIAFNDTVHWVTKMSSVKNKDKIKNNIGTIRADGGTSILPALEEAYEELKTTNTKLKHIILLTDGQSSRTGYEELLENMKKDNITVSTVAVGGDADTQLLEMIAEEGRGRYYFADEYSSIPKIFTKETSLASKSYINNRSFIPELSQPHDIATSLKNGIPQIDGYIGTSEKKLADVILKTDKQDPLLASWQYGLGKTVAWTSDVNGRWSSSYLGTNEGTELFRNMVQWTFPNVNNKNLSIESKTIGNKEEIIVKNTGKNDNSYKTKATIVTPELKTINIDLQASKPGEFKGTIPIKSNGVYTINVNQYKDDKIVNSAKESIAINYPKEYDYTSLDNKIDTLVKRSNGKFITKPKDVFKNDLERIYGLKDLSYILLILALLLMLLDIALRRLNIKFKKLEVIGEKLHEYKSEIKSKSKSSKRKAQNSFDSQSNTAKSDINLDDVISSNNKKDDNVKKKENTNNKKNEDNSLDTSRLLKTKNKKKG, via the coding sequence GTGATAATTAGTTTTGAAAACCCATGGTGGTTAGTATTAATACCGTTCCTTTTATTTTTTACTTTTTATTTTGGTAAAAGATTATCAAGGCTAGGTAAGCAAAAAAGAAGACTTATATTAGGCATAAGAAGTCTAATAATTATATTTCTTGTATTTTCTATAGCTGGTCTTAGTTTAAAATCATATATAGATACTACAACTACAATATTTGCAGTAGACTTATCTGAAAGTACTAAAAATGATCATAGTCATTTTCAGGACTTTATAAAAGAGTCTTTAAAGTATACTTCAAAAAAAGATAAAGTAGGTATTGTAACTTTTGGAGGAAGTACAGAAGTCGAAAATGCAGTAAATGATCAATTAAAGTTCTATGAATTTGATACTAAACCAGATGAACGATTTACTAATATAGAAAAAGCCCTTAAGGTATCACAAGGCTTAATGTCAGAAGATACTATGAAAAGAATAGTCCTTCTCACTGATGGATATGAAAATGTTGATGATAGCTTAAAGGAAGGAGAAATAATAAAAAGTAACAATGTAGATTTAAAAGTTCTAAAAACAAAGAAAAACTACACAGAAGAAGTGCAAATTAATAAGGTGAATATACCTAAAAGATTACATGAAAATCAAAGCTTTGATATTACTGTAGAGGTATATAGTAATACTAAAACTGATGGTAAAATTACACTATATTCAGATCAAAATATAGTCGGAGAGAAAGAAGTATCTTTGGAAAAAGGAATTAATAGATTTGTATTTCAAGATAATGCTCATGGAACTGGTATAAGAACATATAAAGCATCTATAAGTGCTAAGAATGATACAATATCACAAAACAACGAATATTCTGCATATACTCAAATAGAAGGAAAGGCTAATGTACTTATAATAAGTGGAGCAAATGATGAAGGAAGAGAACTTGGAAAGATACTTCAATCAGCTAATATAGATGTTGAACATGTAAGAGACTATATGGTACCTTCAAGTTTAGATAAACTATCAAGGTACAACTCTATAATTATGAGTGATGTTTCACTAGAAAATGTAAGTGAAAAATTTATAAGTGCTTTAGAGAAATATGTAAAAGACTATGGTGGAGGACTTGTAGTTACTGGTGGAGAAAATAGTTATGCTTTAGGGGGATATCAAGAAACATTAATAGAGAAAATGCTACCAGTAAATATGGAAATGAAGGTAAAAGGAGAAATACCAAGTCTTGGACTTATGTTAGTTATAGATAAGTCTGGCAGTATGTCAGGAGTAGGTGGAGAAGATAAGCTAGAAGTGGCTAAAGATGCATCTATAAAGGCTGTCGATACATTAAAAAGTAGTGATAAAGTAGGGGTTATAGCTTTTAATGATACTGTACATTGGGTTACTAAAATGTCATCTGTAAAAAATAAAGATAAGATTAAAAACAATATAGGTACAATACGTGCTGATGGAGGAACTAGTATATTACCAGCTCTTGAAGAGGCATATGAAGAATTGAAGACGACTAATACTAAGTTAAAACATATTATACTGTTGACTGACGGACAATCTTCAAGAACAGGATATGAAGAACTATTAGAGAATATGAAAAAAGATAATATAACAGTATCCACAGTAGCTGTAGGGGGAGATGCAGATACACAGTTACTAGAAATGATAGCTGAAGAGGGTAGAGGAAGATACTATTTTGCTGATGAATATTCTTCTATACCAAAGATATTTACAAAGGAAACTTCTTTGGCATCAAAGAGTTATATAAATAATAGATCGTTTATTCCAGAGTTATCTCAGCCACATGATATTGCCACATCCCTTAAAAATGGGATACCACAAATTGATGGTTATATAGGAACTTCTGAAAAGAAACTTGCAGATGTTATATTAAAAACCGATAAACAAGATCCTCTACTAGCATCTTGGCAATATGGACTAGGAAAGACAGTTGCTTGGACATCAGATGTAAATGGTAGATGGAGCTCTAGCTATTTAGGAACAAATGAAGGAACAGAGCTTTTTAGAAACATGGTTCAGTGGACTTTCCCTAACGTAAATAATAAAAACTTATCTATAGAATCTAAGACTATAGGAAATAAAGAAGAAATAATAGTAAAGAATACAGGAAAAAATGATAATAGCTATAAGACTAAGGCTACAATAGTAACACCAGAGCTTAAGACTATAAACATAGATTTACAAGCATCGAAACCAGGAGAGTTTAAGGGAACTATACCTATAAAGTCAAATGGAGTATATACTATAAATGTAAATCAATACAAAGATGATAAGATAGTTAATAGTGCTAAAGAATCTATAGCTATAAACTATCCTAAAGAATATGATTATACATCTTTAGATAATAAGATAGATACTTTAGTAAAAAGAAGTAACGGAAAGTTCATAACTAAACCTAAAGACGTATTCAAAAATGATTTAGAAAGAATATATGGATTGAAAGATTTATCTTATATACTACTTATTTTAGCTCTTTTACTCATGTTATTAGACATAGCCTTAAGAAGACTAAATATAAAGTTCAAAAAGCTAGAAGTCATAGGCGAAAAGTTACATGAGTATAAATCAGAGATTAAAAGTAAGAGTAAGTCTAGCAAACGTAAAGCACAGAATTCTTTTGATTCACAATCAAATACTGCCAAATCAGATATTAACTTAGATGACGTAATATCATCTAATAATAAAAAAGATGATAATGTTAAAAAGAAAGAAAATACAAATAATAAAAAGAACGAAGATAATAGTCTAGATACATCTAGACTATTAAAAACAAAAAATAAAAAGAAGGGATAG
- a CDS encoding YciI family protein encodes MILYATVLETIDAEKDAEILDVHKAYLQKYIDEGKIFAKGPFTDHSGGLVIYKVDSYEEAKELAENDPAVKEKSRKIALLKEWRSNVE; translated from the coding sequence ATGATTTTATATGCTACTGTTTTAGAAACAATAGATGCTGAAAAAGATGCAGAAATATTAGATGTGCACAAAGCATACCTTCAAAAATACATAGATGAGGGAAAAATATTTGCAAAAGGACCTTTCACAGATCATAGTGGAGGACTAGTAATCTATAAGGTAGACTCTTATGAAGAGGCTAAAGAATTAGCAGAAAATGATCCAGCTGTAAAAGAAAAATCACGTAAGATAGCTTTATTAAAAGAGTGGAGAAGTAACGTAGAATAA
- a CDS encoding DUF58 domain-containing protein, with the protein MKDTIIESSLIRKLERLQLNTNIVLNKGYTGGRKSNAKGSSVEFSDFREYAPGDDFRKIDWNAYGRFEKLFIKLFMEERQSTINIFLDTTKSMDFGNPKKSLISKQLALVFGYISTVNLDRVHIHCSNNNKIDTLENLSGKNSLYKIIDYLGNIKFEETNDLLKVVKSNTYKKGISIIISDLFTDSLEEIVKYLAYMNQSVIILHTLSREELSPEYIGDVRLIDSETNEEKDVYISSNTIDSYEETLKRFIGNIKEICRKYGCYYSLLSNQISIEEVVFDNLVKAGILR; encoded by the coding sequence ATGAAAGATACAATTATAGAAAGTAGCCTAATTAGAAAACTAGAAAGACTACAGTTAAATACTAACATAGTTCTAAATAAAGGATATACTGGTGGAAGAAAATCAAATGCAAAAGGATCATCAGTAGAGTTTTCCGATTTTAGAGAATATGCTCCAGGGGATGATTTTAGAAAAATAGACTGGAATGCTTATGGAAGGTTTGAGAAACTATTCATAAAACTGTTTATGGAAGAAAGGCAGTCAACTATAAATATATTTTTAGATACTACTAAGTCAATGGACTTTGGTAATCCTAAGAAGTCTCTTATATCAAAACAACTAGCTTTAGTATTTGGATATATAAGTACTGTGAATTTAGATAGAGTACATATTCATTGTTCAAATAATAATAAGATAGATACTTTGGAAAATCTTAGTGGTAAAAACTCTCTTTATAAAATAATTGACTATCTCGGAAATATAAAATTTGAAGAGACTAATGATCTACTTAAGGTAGTTAAATCTAATACTTATAAAAAAGGAATCTCAATAATAATTTCAGATTTATTTACAGATAGCTTAGAGGAAATAGTAAAATACTTAGCTTATATGAACCAAAGTGTGATTATACTACACACCTTAAGCAGAGAAGAATTAAGTCCAGAATACATTGGAGATGTTAGATTAATAGATAGTGAAACAAATGAAGAGAAAGACGTATATATTTCCTCTAATACAATAGATTCTTATGAAGAAACACTAAAAAGATTTATTGGAAATATAAAAGAAATCTGTAGGAAATATGGATGTTACTATAGCCTTTTATCAAATCAAATATCTATAGAAGAGGTTGTTTTTGATAACTTAGTTAAGGCTGGAATTTTGAGGTGA
- a CDS encoding DUF7408 domain-containing protein: MYFKNTKKMLRVLSILMIIFFVCGTRISYADKEKGNENFKVKFEYGFDQSYRYEHMMPVKIEVKNESRDIEGKIQIITKGYNEPGANTSSEDIYSKSLSLKKGNTKEIDMGMTIHKDRNVIIRILDEKDNVIWEQKNNVKKAEDAEKLLIGVLSDNYDSLAYLNNIPFLQSNEKKKESKVKTIKLKENFPYESAQLKTLDIIVINDFATEKLTKEQVKELEKWIRSGGNLIIGTGDSYEKTLKGLNTINYFKGEKVENINNFNTNTGYSFNSGNPIQIATGQVKDAENLVNIGDNTLVYNKKLNKGNIFTITTNIGMSPFIEWNENVNFLKDIILNYGNISTNKFIDTQNHYYGGNSIVGNIPGERAPSPGIILLIIILFILIVGPINYLILKKLDKREKGWVTIPIIALTFAISMYIWGTKIKTYNVLANNVSVIQFNKNSNNANIYTKTGIITHKTKDLGIKAKENMYLSPEQSDIYNDDESIEKRKVEINFNEKNNLIYRKAASWKSEKISLEGNKNINGIDIPNIKISKDNLQGNIINKSHMDLKDTLLIYNNLVYKVGNIDKNSKKDIDVSLKKMKKTPGINADIYSFTESIYPYNSKEKNHIFSKDLKREILSDNFLKDYGLNDDNTAILIGWNKDNISDDIMINGETPERVDKNLIIIPLDIKYDKGEKISISENVFTPKLLEIEGLRFASPYDKLLQGQGHAIYSFKSPKNIDIESMKIKTTGQGNYPGGIAYIYNNQTKNWDTSSKKSIEIDSSNKELYYDEYKGVVVKLIAGHDGTVEYPSFSLKGVAK, encoded by the coding sequence ATGTATTTTAAAAATACAAAAAAAATGCTAAGAGTACTGAGCATCTTAATGATTATATTTTTTGTATGCGGTACTCGGATTTCTTATGCAGATAAAGAAAAAGGGAATGAAAACTTTAAAGTCAAGTTTGAATATGGCTTTGATCAAAGTTATAGATATGAACATATGATGCCTGTAAAAATTGAAGTTAAAAATGAATCTAGAGATATAGAAGGTAAAATACAGATTATAACAAAGGGATATAACGAGCCTGGTGCGAATACTTCTTCTGAAGATATATATAGCAAATCATTAAGTCTAAAGAAGGGTAATACTAAGGAAATTGATATGGGCATGACCATACATAAAGATAGGAACGTAATCATACGAATATTGGACGAAAAAGATAATGTTATATGGGAGCAAAAAAATAATGTAAAGAAAGCCGAAGATGCTGAAAAATTACTTATAGGAGTTCTTAGTGATAACTATGATAGTCTTGCATACTTAAATAATATACCTTTTTTACAAAGTAATGAAAAGAAGAAAGAAAGTAAAGTAAAAACTATTAAATTAAAGGAAAATTTTCCTTATGAAAGTGCACAATTAAAGACATTAGACATTATAGTTATAAATGATTTTGCTACAGAGAAGCTTACTAAAGAACAAGTTAAAGAATTAGAAAAATGGATAAGATCAGGTGGAAACTTAATAATAGGAACTGGAGATAGCTATGAAAAAACTCTAAAAGGTCTTAATACTATTAATTATTTTAAAGGTGAGAAAGTAGAAAATATTAATAATTTTAATACAAATACAGGATATTCATTTAATTCAGGAAATCCAATTCAAATAGCTACTGGACAGGTCAAAGATGCTGAGAATCTAGTTAATATAGGTGACAATACACTTGTATATAATAAAAAGCTTAATAAAGGAAATATATTTACAATTACAACTAATATAGGAATGAGTCCGTTTATAGAATGGAATGAAAATGTGAACTTTTTAAAAGATATTATTTTAAATTATGGAAATATAAGCACTAATAAATTTATTGATACTCAAAATCACTATTATGGAGGAAATAGTATTGTTGGAAACATACCGGGAGAAAGAGCACCTTCACCTGGAATTATACTGTTAATTATAATATTATTCATTTTAATTGTTGGACCAATAAACTATTTAATATTAAAGAAACTTGATAAGAGAGAAAAAGGATGGGTTACTATACCTATTATAGCCTTAACATTTGCTATATCAATGTATATATGGGGGACTAAAATAAAGACATATAATGTACTTGCCAACAATGTATCGGTAATACAGTTCAATAAAAATTCAAATAATGCCAACATTTATACAAAAACTGGGATCATTACACATAAAACTAAAGACTTAGGTATAAAAGCTAAAGAGAATATGTATTTATCACCAGAACAAAGTGATATTTACAATGATGACGAATCGATAGAAAAAAGAAAAGTTGAAATTAATTTTAATGAAAAAAATAATTTGATATACAGAAAAGCGGCTAGCTGGAAATCTGAAAAGATAAGTTTAGAAGGTAATAAAAATATAAATGGTATAGATATACCTAATATAAAAATATCAAAAGATAACTTACAAGGAAATATAATAAATAAATCACATATGGATTTAAAGGATACACTACTTATTTATAACAATTTAGTTTATAAAGTTGGAAATATAGATAAAAATTCTAAAAAAGATATAGATGTAAGTCTAAAGAAAATGAAGAAAACTCCAGGAATAAACGCTGATATATATTCTTTCACTGAAAGTATATATCCTTATAACTCAAAGGAGAAGAACCACATTTTCAGTAAAGATTTAAAGAGAGAAATACTTTCAGACAACTTTTTAAAAGATTATGGGCTTAATGATGATAATACAGCTATTCTTATTGGATGGAATAAAGATAATATATCTGATGACATAATGATTAATGGTGAAACTCCTGAAAGGGTAGATAAAAATTTGATAATTATCCCTTTAGATATAAAGTATGATAAAGGTGAAAAAATTAGTATATCAGAGAATGTATTTACACCTAAACTGTTAGAAATCGAAGGATTAAGATTTGCTAGTCCATATGATAAGTTACTTCAAGGACAAGGACATGCGATATATTCATTTAAGTCTCCTAAAAATATAGATATTGAAAGTATGAAGATAAAGACAACTGGACAAGGAAATTATCCTGGTGGTATCGCTTATATATATAATAATCAAACTAAAAATTGGGATACATCAAGTAAAAAATCTATTGAAATAGATAGTAGTAATAAGGAGTTATACTATGATGAATATAAAGGAGTAGTAGTTAAATTGATAGCTGGACATGATGGCACTGTGGAATATCCAAGTTTCTCTCTAAAGGGGGTAGCTAAGTAA
- a CDS encoding ABC transporter permease: protein MNPILKKEIKTKMRSWKFVGIMTLYLAILICFIVFLSPEIVFTDRDYGINPALARRIFIAISAAQLMLIIGITPATTCSSISGERERGTLDLLICTRLSSMSIILGKLMSSIAEILLLLVASIPILSIIFLFGSVSPGNILLIFSFYVVTAILFGSVGIFTSTFFKKTTTSTIISYIISGVIVLLPYVIVVFMMIFYYGPKGINQLKSMPIPLYFSPITGLSTILAKIADSTKLIRDLVNIQNVNLVSVLLINILISLLMSGILLYVSSVKINPMKKIGLKRSTNTEGGI from the coding sequence ATGAACCCGATATTAAAAAAAGAAATAAAAACTAAAATGAGAAGTTGGAAATTTGTAGGGATAATGACTCTTTATTTAGCAATATTAATCTGTTTTATAGTATTTCTTTCTCCAGAAATTGTTTTTACAGATAGAGATTATGGTATAAACCCTGCATTAGCAAGAAGAATATTTATTGCTATATCAGCTGCACAATTAATGTTGATAATTGGAATTACTCCTGCAACTACATGTAGTAGCATTTCGGGTGAAAGGGAGAGAGGAACATTAGACTTATTAATATGTACTAGACTATCAAGCATGTCTATTATATTAGGAAAGTTAATGTCATCTATTGCAGAAATATTACTTTTATTAGTAGCATCTATTCCAATACTTAGCATAATATTTCTTTTTGGGAGTGTTTCCCCAGGAAATATTCTACTTATTTTTTCTTTTTATGTCGTAACAGCAATATTATTTGGAAGTGTAGGGATATTTACTTCGACATTTTTTAAGAAGACTACTACATCAACTATAATAAGTTATATTATAAGTGGAGTGATAGTTCTGTTACCATATGTCATAGTAGTTTTTATGATGATATTTTATTATGGTCCTAAAGGTATAAACCAATTAAAAAGTATGCCTATACCTTTATATTTCAGTCCTATTACAGGATTATCAACTATCTTAGCTAAAATAGCAGATAGTACAAAGCTAATAAGAGATCTTGTTAATATACAAAATGTTAATCTAGTATCAGTACTATTAATAAATATATTAATCAGTCTCTTAATGTCAGGAATATTACTATATGTATCATCTGTAAAAATAAATCCTATGAAAAAGATAGGGTTAAAAAGAAGTACTAATACTGAGGGTGGTATATAA
- a CDS encoding ABC transporter ATP-binding protein: protein MLRIEKLTKNYGKFTAVNELSLEVKNGEIFGFVGPNGAGKTTTFKMISTLLRPTSGKVYIDGIDISKNIEDARRSIGYMPDFFGVYDNLKVNEYLEFYGDVAGLSKEEIKEVSDDLLELVDLKHKKNVYVDSLSRGMKQKLCLARCLMHNPKLLILDEPASGMDPRARVQMKEILRELKDMGKTIIISSHILPELAELCTRIGIVENGQVIVTGSVNEIMEKIQKENSVIKIKVLKEREKAIKFLKEQPLVRDIHSNGETLEVEYEGGEEEMYLLLKHMILQEIPVTSFSLTEDNLEEIFMKVTKGGNE from the coding sequence ATGTTAAGAATAGAAAAACTAACTAAAAACTATGGGAAATTTACTGCTGTTAATGAACTATCTTTAGAGGTAAAAAATGGAGAAATCTTTGGATTTGTAGGACCAAATGGAGCAGGAAAAACAACTACTTTTAAGATGATATCTACTCTTTTAAGACCAACTTCAGGAAAAGTATATATAGACGGAATAGATATATCTAAAAATATAGAAGATGCCAGAAGAAGTATAGGATATATGCCAGACTTTTTCGGAGTATATGACAATCTTAAAGTAAATGAATACTTAGAATTCTACGGAGATGTAGCTGGTCTATCTAAAGAAGAAATAAAAGAAGTATCAGATGATCTACTTGAATTAGTAGATTTAAAACATAAAAAAAATGTTTATGTAGATTCACTATCAAGGGGTATGAAGCAAAAGCTGTGTCTGGCTAGATGTCTTATGCATAATCCTAAACTACTTATACTAGACGAGCCTGCATCTGGTATGGACCCTAGAGCTAGAGTTCAAATGAAAGAAATTCTTAGAGAGCTAAAAGATATGGGAAAAACTATAATAATAAGTTCGCATATATTGCCAGAGTTAGCGGAGCTTTGTACTAGAATAGGAATTGTAGAAAATGGCCAAGTGATTGTAACAGGATCTGTAAATGAAATAATGGAAAAGATACAAAAAGAAAATAGTGTTATAAAAATAAAAGTTTTAAAAGAACGAGAAAAAGCTATAAAATTCTTGAAAGAACAGCCATTAGTGAGAGATATCCACTCTAATGGTGAAACTCTAGAAGTAGAATATGAAGGTGGAGAAGAAGAAATGTATTTGTTACTAAAACATATGATACTCCAAGAAATACCTGTTACTTCTTTTAGTTTAACTGAAGACAATTTAGAAGAGATATTTATGAAAGTTACGAAAGGGGGAAATGAATAA
- a CDS encoding AAA family ATPase, with product MQYSEKDITEFKEKFNNIKSEIHKAIIGQEEIVEQVLIAILCEGNVLLEGVPGLGKTQLVKAIGQVLDLDFSRIQFTPDLMPADVVGTNIITHDDNGRNTLTFQKGPVFSNIVLADEINRSTPKTQSAMLEAMQEKTVTVGNSTYSLNKPFFVLATQNPIEMEGTYPLPEAQMDRFMFKLDVKFPSLDELSKIVGLTTTTNNVELKKVTNGEEIIKLSNIAKEVPVASHVMEYAMKIIHSTHPESDLSTEVSKKYIRFGSSPRGAQALVKAARVKALIDGRYNVSFDDINYVAYPVLRHRIVLNFEAISDNIDSDHVIKAIISDIQ from the coding sequence ATGCAATATAGTGAAAAAGACATCACCGAGTTTAAAGAAAAGTTTAATAATATAAAGTCAGAAATTCATAAGGCTATAATTGGACAAGAAGAAATAGTAGAGCAAGTTTTAATAGCAATACTTTGTGAAGGAAATGTTTTATTGGAAGGTGTCCCAGGACTAGGAAAAACTCAGTTAGTTAAAGCTATAGGACAAGTACTAGACTTGGATTTTTCAAGGATACAATTTACACCGGATTTAATGCCTGCAGATGTTGTAGGAACAAATATAATAACTCATGATGACAATGGAAGAAATACTTTAACATTCCAGAAAGGACCTGTATTTAGCAATATAGTTTTAGCAGATGAAATAAATAGATCGACTCCTAAAACACAAAGTGCTATGTTAGAGGCTATGCAAGAAAAAACTGTTACAGTTGGAAATAGTACTTATAGTCTAAATAAGCCTTTTTTCGTATTAGCAACGCAAAACCCTATAGAAATGGAAGGAACATATCCACTACCAGAAGCACAAATGGATAGATTTATGTTTAAATTAGATGTTAAATTTCCTAGCTTAGATGAACTAAGTAAAATAGTGGGTCTAACTACTACCACTAATAATGTAGAGCTAAAAAAAGTTACTAATGGAGAAGAAATAATAAAATTATCCAATATAGCTAAAGAAGTTCCAGTTGCAAGTCATGTTATGGAATATGCAATGAAGATTATACATTCGACTCATCCAGAAAGTGATCTAAGTACCGAAGTATCTAAAAAGTATATTAGATTTGGATCAAGTCCGAGGGGGGCTCAGGCTCTTGTAAAAGCAGCGAGGGTAAAAGCTCTTATAGATGGAAGATACAATGTTTCCTTTGATGATATAAACTATGTTGCTTATCCTGTATTAAGACATAGAATTGTACTAAATTTTGAAGCTATATCAGATAATATAGATTCTGACCATGTAATAAAAGCAATTATAAGTGATATACAATAA
- a CDS encoding vWA domain-containing protein encodes MRFYSPLYFLFFLGLIPIILMYLLRKQHEEVIISSNYLWDKVLKDIEANKPWQKLRKNILMILQIIFFSIVVLVLAKPHILIGNEDVDNLILVLDTSASMQSKYDKDRNAFEFAKIEIEKIIDNKRPNTEVTLISMCNNPKTIIGNSKNKTMLKNKLSQIKVTSESENTEEAISLVKALSKDMKSYNIFFYTDKDIKTNNENIKVYNLSKPDANISIDALSHSTSEKNNTALVRVTNHSNKESRFELSLYGDEKIIDVQNVSVKPNESKEIYYENIDKNINILKAEADIDDRLKIDNTRYHVVNSSTMKKVLFIGNDNVFLEKAITINNNIELYKSKEKLNDDNLKGFDLYIFDGVLPKSLPKDGNILIFNPPKNDIFKISDINTQGNLKLNNDELFRYVNLDFSIKKAKTIDTPSWMTPIVTFEDKPVILKGEKQNQKYVLAGFDIHDTDLPLKMDFPIFIQNVMDYTLSLNKQDQTSILSGEKVKIDVTPTTKEVYIIKPEGEKTKIAPPFPLTPFADTGKVGVYTIEQKNEKGTLKNYFVSNVNTEKESRQNISEDKEISIKSKGKSEKSNSGKDLKNILLLIALIILAIEWVVYNRDN; translated from the coding sequence ATGAGGTTTTACTCTCCTTTATATTTTTTGTTTTTCTTAGGGTTGATTCCTATAATATTAATGTACTTACTTAGAAAACAGCATGAAGAAGTAATAATTTCTAGTAACTATCTATGGGACAAAGTGTTAAAAGACATAGAAGCTAATAAGCCGTGGCAAAAACTTAGAAAAAATATACTTATGATTTTACAAATAATATTTTTTTCTATAGTAGTTTTGGTACTAGCTAAACCCCATATATTAATAGGTAATGAAGACGTAGATAATTTAATTTTAGTATTAGACACTTCTGCTAGTATGCAAAGTAAGTATGATAAAGATAGAAATGCTTTCGAATTTGCAAAAATTGAGATTGAGAAGATAATAGACAATAAAAGACCAAACACAGAGGTTACTTTAATATCTATGTGTAATAATCCTAAAACTATTATAGGAAACTCTAAAAATAAAACTATGTTAAAGAATAAATTGTCACAAATAAAAGTTACAAGTGAAAGTGAAAATACAGAAGAGGCCATATCCCTAGTCAAAGCCTTATCAAAAGATATGAAAAGTTATAATATATTTTTTTATACAGATAAAGATATAAAAACTAATAATGAAAATATAAAAGTATATAATTTAAGTAAGCCAGATGCCAATATAAGTATAGATGCATTATCACACTCTACATCTGAAAAAAATAATACAGCTTTGGTTAGAGTTACAAATCATTCAAATAAAGAATCTAGATTTGAACTATCTTTATATGGAGATGAAAAGATTATAGATGTACAAAATGTAAGTGTAAAGCCAAATGAAAGTAAGGAAATATATTATGAAAATATAGATAAGAATATAAATATCCTTAAAGCTGAAGCAGACATAGATGATAGGCTAAAAATAGATAACACTAGATATCATGTTGTAAATAGTAGCACTATGAAAAAGGTTCTGTTTATTGGAAATGATAATGTATTTTTAGAAAAGGCTATTACTATAAATAATAATATAGAATTGTATAAGTCAAAAGAAAAATTAAATGACGATAATCTTAAAGGTTTTGATTTATATATATTTGATGGAGTTCTTCCTAAAAGTTTACCTAAAGATGGAAATATATTAATATTTAATCCACCTAAAAATGATATTTTTAAAATATCAGATATTAATACACAAGGAAATTTAAAACTTAATAATGATGAGTTATTTAGATATGTAAATTTAGATTTTAGTATAAAAAAAGCAAAAACTATAGATACACCTAGTTGGATGACTCCTATAGTTACGTTTGAGGACAAGCCTGTTATATTAAAAGGAGAAAAACAAAATCAAAAGTATGTATTAGCTGGTTTTGACATACATGATACAGATTTACCTTTAAAAATGGATTTTCCTATATTCATACAAAATGTAATGGATTATACACTTAGTTTAAATAAGCAAGATCAGACTTCAATTTTATCAGGAGAAAAGGTAAAGATAGACGTAACTCCTACAACTAAAGAAGTATATATTATAAAACCAGAAGGTGAAAAGACTAAGATAGCACCACCATTTCCTTTAACTCCTTTTGCAGATACAGGAAAAGTAGGAGTATATACTATAGAGCAAAAAAACGAAAAAGGTACATTGAAAAACTACTTTGTATCTAATGTAAATACAGAAAAGGAATCTAGACAAAATATATCTGAGGATAAAGAAATTTCAATTAAATCTAAAGGGAAAAGTGAAAAAAGCAACAGTGGAAAAGATTTGAAAAATATACTATTATTAATAGCTTTAATCATTCTAGCTATAGAATGGGTGGTGTATAATCGTGATAATTAG